The Chryseobacterium sp. 52 genome includes a region encoding these proteins:
- a CDS encoding alpha/beta hydrolase — MKKILSIIVCFLSICFLCISCKEKKVTLGKGISFEKEENIRYGNTAEQVMDLYIPHQEVSKKKDIFIIIHGGGWRGGDKSQLTFFTLSLMQKFPDHIFANINYRLATATQPGIPEQTDDIGEVIQYLEKKLKYNPRLILLGNSAGAHLSMLYAYHFDAKKRVKAVVNIVGPSDLSDPGFEKYADYSFVKNFLVNPQFLIPGMTKTSYASPVSWIDSTSAPTLSYYGNRDQIIPLSQMRTLDSILLQNNIHHETYEFNGGHLDWDKSPNDKFLIDKIALFLKQPDKK; from the coding sequence ATCGTTTGCTTTCTTTCGATATGTTTTCTCTGTATCAGCTGCAAAGAAAAGAAGGTAACGCTGGGTAAAGGCATCAGTTTTGAAAAAGAGGAAAACATAAGATATGGAAATACTGCTGAACAGGTTATGGATCTTTATATACCTCATCAGGAAGTTTCCAAAAAGAAAGATATTTTTATCATAATTCACGGTGGCGGCTGGCGTGGCGGAGATAAATCTCAGCTGACCTTCTTTACACTTTCTTTGATGCAGAAATTTCCGGATCACATTTTTGCCAATATCAATTACAGACTTGCCACTGCAACACAACCGGGTATTCCGGAGCAGACGGATGATATTGGTGAAGTCATTCAGTATCTAGAGAAAAAATTAAAGTATAATCCCAGACTCATCCTGCTGGGCAACAGTGCCGGAGCCCATTTATCAATGCTCTACGCCTATCATTTTGATGCCAAAAAAAGAGTAAAAGCGGTTGTGAATATCGTAGGACCTTCTGATCTTTCTGATCCCGGCTTTGAAAAATATGCAGATTATTCGTTTGTCAAAAACTTTCTGGTCAACCCACAGTTTCTTATTCCAGGCATGACTAAAACCTCGTATGCAAGCCCGGTCAGCTGGATAGACTCAACTTCTGCTCCTACACTCTCCTACTATGGAAACAGAGATCAGATTATTCCTTTATCACAAATGAGAACACTAGATTCTATTTTGCTTCAAAATAATATCCATCACGAAACCTATGAATTCAATGGCGGGCATCTTGATTGGGACAAATCACCGAATGATAAGTTTCTGATCGATAAAATTGCTCTTTTCCTGAAACAGCCGGACAAAAAATAA